Below is a genomic region from Henckelia pumila isolate YLH828 chromosome 3, ASM3356847v2, whole genome shotgun sequence.
tgggctttaagttagttaacaggctttaagtcagttaaggggtttagtagaaagaccagcagtctggaccaacccatgaaaataaactaagtccggaatatatatttaattatttttatgcatgaagtctattttaagtaaaagtatatttattattaaaattaattaaatatatattacggacatattttaagtgcatgcatacatgaaatattttatgatgtgtttatgattaagaattgagcatgaaaaatatttttatggaaattgaagtgatgtgacagcatagaagtgggttctaccactgacacagaggtagttctactaccggcatagaagtgggttttaccactggcacagaggtagtttactaccagcatagaggtggatttatccaccgccacgtacgatggttctttagactgatcagtcggcacagttattagtcacattcatggatatgaccatacacagtttttatgtttatgacatgctcaattatgttatgtatgatgaagaaagttatgttatgtataagatttataattaagcatttatgttatgaaaaatgtttccacgcatgctcatgtacatgtatatgtattagtatttacgtgatgcattatttttaaccttgttataaaggattagacatgttgagcctctaggctcactacgcttatatggtgcaggtgagtatgaggtagctcctaccggtggcgaggacgtatgagcgagcatggcagtggccccgtgaccgtctcgctaggaatttatttatgcatgagttatatttaggatatttttatgtttttattggttataattaattattgaattttcatgATTTTAGTAGACATTATTCTATTTATTGCATGGCTcaagattttatcaaataaatgtttattatttttattaaacgagtttttatttgtaatatatttttaaagtttatacatatatgtatgggcgtatatgtatatagtatagtaataaaaaataaaaaaaaaaaaaaaaaagtttttccgcattttattagtattaGGCGTTTCACAATACATGTATCGTAAATCGTAAACGAGAaaggaacaaaaaaaaaacaagaataatTTTCACTTGTCATTGCGACGTCCTATTCGAGGAATAGAATAATGGTGGATCCTTTATATAAAGGTACAATACGACCTAGTATAGTGAGAACTTTACTCTGGGTGTTGTCAGAATATTGGcccattattttttaatactCTCAATCATCTTTAGTAGATTAAAATTGATCGAGAGTGAAGGTTTATGATGGTGATAAATACTAATTAAAGGTAATTAAGATATAAGTTGGGTATATTAAAgcaatattaaaattattaagcCCATGTGTTTGAGCCCATAAAGAATCCATATATTTAGGAGGCTCATAGCACATGTGTAAggaatctataaatagaggactCTTACCCATATTTCAAGGTATTCTCTCATTTTCTCTCAATCTATGCTCTAAAAGCTCTCTAATTTTTGTGAATACATAATTTTAGTAGATCATTGACTTGAGTATCGGAGGGTTTTCGCTGGACATTCCCCCACGCCTCTAACCTCATTTTGTGACACATGTGACGAACCTAGCATTGCTGGATTGGATACGTAAGGAGCACTTGTTTTCCTAAAATTGTGGTATACTTTAACTGACTGGAGCGCGCAGAAGACCTTATTCGGGGTAACAAGGTTTTGTGCAGCATCAGAGATAAATCCCCCAAGTAGACAGTAAAATTTCAATTTCTTGTATTGTATATGAGTCAAGAACGATGAAAAAAATGTCAAGAAACAGTAAAAAAATATCCAAGatacatttttaaaattgaaaaaaaaaatgaatgaatatcacTACTCTCATCTAACATCTCTTCGATCTTGATACTCTCAAGAAACAgcaaacaattttaaaaaatcgaaAAGATATGCGTGATTCTTCACTCTACTCTGATCTAACCTCTCCTGGATCATCCACTTCTCCTCCATCGTCATCCTCTCTTCCAACATCCTTCTGTCTTCTATCTCTTGGCTCCTGAACAAACAGATGAATTTCTTGACCAGGACCCAAACTTTCACCGCGACGTCGATGGCAGCCAAGGCATTCGACAAGACTTCTGAAAGTTCACTCGTGAATGCGAGTAGCATTCGCGTTCTTATCACGTACTCCAGATTCATTTTAGCATTCGCGCTCTTCTCACGTACTCCATATTCATTTTCGTctcttgagaaaaaaaaaatttagagcgAACTTGAGAAGAATTAAGGCTTTTTGGTTTCTTTTTTAACAGTAGATACTTGATTGGTACGTTAGAATGGAATAaggaaagaatgaaatcaacttTGGAATGAAATGACAATAAGAATGAAATGATACTTTTATTCCATTACAATGATTGATAtcgaaaaaaatgaaaagaatgtaattaaattattttaataataaaaaatttttaaccggaaaaaaaaataattactactcatatgtgtttttattataattattaaataataaattaataatattataaaattattttatttaatttaatttaacttATATATTAATtggaataatttttaaaatattttttaatataataatatttttatgataataaaaataaataattattataatactaaaaattcaatatataataataattatttttattaatattagttATAAAAAtagtataatatatttttattataataataataataataataataaataataataaattagtattttataaataataatattgataGATAAagtaaataataaatcataataCTAATAATTATTTATACGTGATAATAATTacttatatttaatattaaaagaaatatataataatttgttgttttatatataatattaactattattgttgttgttgttgttattattatttttattatataaggtTAGATTGTTATAAATGAACTAAAtatagaagaaatttttttataaaaataaaaagaaagagtGGGAATGACCATTTCCATGCAAAATGGATGGAATGATCATTCTCATGAACATGTGAATAGTTATTCCCATGGAAATGGTCATTCACATTCCAACGATCATACCAAACATAGGTATGAAGAATGAGATGAGAATGCTTTCATACTAATCATGCCTTAGAGGAATAATATATATGAGGTGAATTGAAGAAGGAATCGGGGCTTTTTTAAAaacttaatataaaattaaaaaataaaaataaaacattttaTAGTTAATAAAATCCATtttattcaagtttaatttattaGACGGAAGCATGTTACTAATTACATAATTAAATCAAAATTGAAGACTACTAGAGAGTTAAAACAATGAAATTTTGGGTTAGGGAGTTAAAATAAAGATTGGATAGTTGATAgtgattttaaaatcatttacccttgaaaagttttggagtatttttttattttggtataTAGTATATAggtgaataaaatatatttttatagttttttatttatcttgattgAATAATTTTGTGTATTATAATACAATTTAATCTATTTTTTACCtttggttttttttaattttctcctTCTTATTTTTTTCCCCTTAGCCATCGTGCTTTTGTGTGATTTGAGTAAAAatattgtatttttaaaaacGTCAATTTAAAAGAAGGCCGAAGGGTTTATGGTATGTATCCATTACGAACAATGCTCATATGCTAACATTGAACAATCCAACCAATGTGAATGTATTAGTTGAGTGCCTTTTtaagataaaattttatttatttagtacaaatatttcaaaagtAGTGGTGTTGGTTTTTCCTTAAACAAGAGCGACGGAGTTTGTTTGCTTCATTTAATGTCTGCATTAAGAAGTCCGAATATTGGCTCACTGCTGCACAACAGAGTTTATGGGGACACAAGCACTTTTAAAGAACGTTGAACATTCAATAATGTGATGTTGCGTAAAATTACAGAAACAAAACAATGAAAGGGGGGTGAAAAAAGTGCAATCCCGACCGAGTTTATGTACAATATGTACCATGCAAGAGTTGATCTATAAATTTTAAGTACAAGAAAGCACCTCAAACTTCTTAAGGCGACGAGATAGTTGAGGTACACCGTTGAACTTTTGATCATACACACATGCAAATAGAAAGATTAAATAACACAAGACTGAACCTTGATCTACCACTGATTTGGAAAAGCCTCCCGATAGTTGGCGTCCTCTGATTCTGTCAACTGTCTTATCGTGCTTTCTCTTGCTCGAGTGTTTAATAGCCTCTGACCTAATCTAACTTTAGCAGTATCTTTCTTTTTCAGCATTGATGCAAGTGTTTGCTTCTTGATTCTAGCTGAAGATTTAGAACCACTCCCGATTTCCATGTCTTCTCCAATATGAGAGGATCTAGAAGTTGAAGCAATTGCTGCATCTCGAAGAACGGCTTCATTGTGTGCTCGAACTTCTGCAAGCTTTGCTCTCTTCAAAGCCTGCTTGTCTGAATGCCTCTTCTTTGattcttctctatctctttcccTAACATTCTGCACAGCCTGCTTTAGTAGCTGCTTCACTTTATCACTGTCCACATACGGAGTCATTTCTACCGACTGATTCTGGGGATCTGTCTCTTCTACTATGGAGCTCCCACTGATCGGATTTCCTTCATCATCCCTAGGGATGACGAGTCCATGAAATGGACAAACTCTCAAGTCTCTTCTTTGACAAAGTTGGCCATTTCGTAATGGTGCCTTACATGGTTGGATTTCAACAGGCTCTTCTTTATAAACAGATGCTCGTACGTTAAGTTCAGCTATTTTCTCTGCTGGTATAACTGCATCATAGTCTACCCTACCCCAGTGACCTTCAAGATCCAATCCCCTATGATTAGCTAAAACATCCCGGTTCGAGCCCCAGTTATCAAGGAAAGAACCCCAGGTAATAACTGGGGCTTCATCCAAGAGTTTACCTCGGGCAGGGTTTGATTTGCTTCGACTGCTGTCACAACCATCTATGATACTTTTGTTAGACACTTTATTACGGCATTCTATGCCTTTTGCATCATTGGTGGTCGATGCAACAGGGAAATCATTGCCTTTGGAACGATCAAAAACAGAGTACCCTTTCTCAAGTGTTTGCAAAGTACCATCTTCCCAGATATCTTCTTCTTCGGTATTTGCTATATTAGGAAGTGCACAACCTGATTCTTCACATTTATCCTTAGTCAATTGAATGAGATTTCTAATATCTATGAACTCCTTCAAAGTAGAATCCCTGAACCTGTTATCTGCCACGTCCACCCTTATAAGAACAGAGAGCCATTCTTGTATTCCAGCTAGATGCTTAGTCACCAAAACCTTATAAAGTTCTCTCACGGcatcaaaaacaattttgttTTCACTATTCTCCTGAATTTTTTCCCCCTCTATCAAAGAATCATGACGTATCTGCCGTAATTCTGAATTATGAAACTCTTGGATTTCCTCACCATCTATAATAGCAAATGGAATATCTTCATCCTCCGTTTTAAGAATATCTAAGCATTCACCAATCTCATCGACTGTTGATTGTATTTCCTCTTTAATCAAAGACATATTAGTCTTCAAAGATTCAAATTTTTTAAGCAAGATCTCTTTTGTTCTCATCTCCCTTTCTTTCCTCTCTAGCTGAATCCGAGCTGCATTGGCTTGCAGGTTAGGAAATTGAAATCGGAGGGTGTTCTTGAGATAGTCGTACCCCAACCTGAGCTGTCTGTAATGAATACCAAATGTGACATTCCACTTTTCTAAAAACTCGATGGCCTTTGACCGCAGAACAGATGCAACAGAAGTAGGTGCAGGTAGAGGTAAATTCCTTCGAAATCCAATACTCAAACTGAGTAACTGATCTAGGTTCTCGACCATAAGAGTTCTAAAAAGTTTGGACCGCATGAAAAGCTCGTCTATTATGAGAAGTGCAAGATATCTTACCTACACAACATAGAAATAACTCAACTTTCATCAAAATATCTTCATAAAGGGGCATCAACGATTTTCCAATCGTCAAACAAAATTGGGCAAAATACTTTCAAACAACAATTCCATGTATCAGTATCCCCTTGCCTAAACATGAGAAGCCTGTATATATATAACAAGTTATATCATATGTCAACATATGATAGTTTTATTTACTCTAACTCTATTcagtataaaataaaaatcgtgAACAAAACTGTGAATTATGGTGAATTGAGGAAAATCTGATCATACATCCATCTATCTAAGCAATGAAAGCTAAGCTATTGCTATTAGAATTGAGCTTCTCGTGAAAGGTACCTGAGAATGGTCACGTTTCATAAGCGATATTAGGGTTTGGGCGGCGCATCGGAGCTGGGAGTCGGATGACCGGACCGAGGATTTGATGGCCCTGAGGAGTCGGGGATCAACCTCCGCCGCCGTGGAGTTGGTGGCTCTCTGAATCAACGGCACCACCACCGCCCTTTCCGTTTCTTCCTTCATGATCTCTTATCGTTATCTGGGTCTATTTCGGTATTTTGCGGTTATATAACTACTTGTAATTTCAGTAGAGGTGGGCTCAAACCTCAAAGTCAACGAATCGTTGCTTGCTCTCAAGAAGGCGGTTACATGCAGTTGGGCCAATTGAGAATATATGACTAGTACCTTCAGGCCCGGCCTGAGGCCCATGTAAAGTATTAAATAATAACCTACCTACGTCACCGAAGAATAATTATGACGTTATTATTATTGTGAAAAGATaaatttgttagatatttattctCAATAAGAATGGATATAATCATATAAATCATAATCACGAGAAATAAACATGTGAAAGCCAATGTGTTTGGATGTATTAATTGAGTAGGTCTCTTATGAGATTGATTTCACAGATAAAACACGAACTTTTATCTATGAGACAATCGAATTTATCTATATTTACAATAAGAAATAacaattttgacataaaaatgataatttttaatGGATTGACCCGAATAGAAGATATTtcttataaaatttatcgtctCATAAGAATTTTTGTGACATTAATATAGACACTCTAGATACGTGATTTGACACAATtttcttaagtacttatttaTCTATCCACATTacaaaaaaaatcttaaaataattaattttcacttatacattaaaaattattattattaaaataaaaataaccaaatctataataataactaataattaattaaaaatgaattcaTTTTCTTAGCAAATATCAGATaatacatttataaaatatctaTTTCCCAcacatttttaatataatttaatttgaatttttttctctAAGTTAATTATACTAGTAATTTTAaggtatataataaaaataattttaaaaaatatagcgAATGATGTATGCATATACTTGCTAAGAATAAccacaaattattattattattatttttttataacgtGGGAACCTGCAGCCGCCTACTTTTAAATGTGAATTGGATAAACTTCAGGGCTAACGCAATAGTCTGCAAACTACGTTAGACAAGTCTAGTGTGATAGTCTAGTCCAAAAAGGTGTTAGTAGACTCCTGATATCTGACCAATAGTTCACTTACTTTACCAATTTTAACACCTCCGAgagctattattattattattattattgatgtgTCAAGATGACACCAATATTCTTCACCATTTTACCTCTGTTCATTGAGAGTTCTCTTgcacagtttttttttttaaggcaaAATAACATTTTGACaactttcataattctaatttaATCTCACGTCTCTCTCACATGTCTCCCAAACGAACGTTCTTTTCTctcaaaccaaaaaaaaaacaaattttattaaaaaaatactgtAAAAGCACGCAAGCGTGCTTCGGATCACtagttattatataaaagataaACAGACTATAATAACTATCTTGAAGACACCAAAATTACTTATTTCATAATTATCTTTTTCCTATTAACTACCCATTAAATCTCTTCCACTCTTTCAAAAtttacttttaaaaatatataaatataaaaaatttctcTTTAACATCGCGAGTTATTATTATTGATTGATGGAGAATAACCTCCACAtataaataaacatgttccACACGTTTTCAATAGACCACACATTTGGTTGGTCGTATTCAACTAACCGTAGCTACACCATAACTCGCCCTCTTTTATTTAGACGTCCTCGTAATAGGACCACACGCGTTACGCATGGCGTATGtataaaattttagttttcggttaaaaattgtatattatttttaaaaatttatgcaTTGCTTTAGATAATATTCATTTTGAAAATATGATCGATAATTTCAAGATGTTGAAGATACAAATATTAtgaattatgaaaaaaattgagaagttAATCCGTGGGTTTGTGATATTGACATATGTTTGGATATTCAGAATTGGGTTTTTGGACTTATTTGGGTATATGTATCAAGtgttttactttttttaaaaaaagtaaaaaatgtATGTAATTGTCATTTTGAAAGAAGGCAATTCTGAAGTCTGAACACTATAATTGCCAAAACAGTATTCCTAGGAGGCAAATCTATTATAATATAGCAAagatcataaataatttatataattttatattatatatgttcaaCTACAAGAATATATGATTTAGACCATCAAAATTTTCTGTTTTAGTTTAACCCACTCGACCACTCTTAACACGTAGTAATTAAaagtaataataaataaataaaatgctcTGGGAATTGGGCCATGTGCTCCCTctctcaaaaatattattaggcATTGCCTGACCGGATGAGATGATATAAAAGACGAGATGATGAAATTGAAAATACCGATAGCAAAACTATTTTTTAACTCCTTCAAATTTGAATCAAACACGAAATGACATAAAGACATTgaatttcatttttatttttcacacCAAACGGTGGCATATCGTGCCACAATATCATGTTGTCCGCAAAATCTCAGTGGTCCAATATGATAATTGATAAACATAATCCCGATGTC
It encodes:
- the LOC140890947 gene encoding UV-stimulated scaffold protein A homolog; the encoded protein is MKEETERAVVVPLIQRATNSTAAEVDPRLLRAIKSSVRSSDSQLRCAAQTLISLMKRDHSQVRYLALLIIDELFMRSKLFRTLMVENLDQLLSLSIGFRRNLPLPAPTSVASVLRSKAIEFLEKWNVTFGIHYRQLRLGYDYLKNTLRFQFPNLQANAARIQLERKEREMRTKEILLKKFESLKTNMSLIKEEIQSTVDEIGECLDILKTEDEDIPFAIIDGEEIQEFHNSELRQIRHDSLIEGEKIQENSENKIVFDAVRELYKVLVTKHLAGIQEWLSVLIRVDVADNRFRDSTLKEFIDIRNLIQLTKDKCEESGCALPNIANTEEEDIWEDGTLQTLEKGYSVFDRSKGNDFPVASTTNDAKGIECRNKVSNKSIIDGCDSSRSKSNPARGKLLDEAPVITWGSFLDNWGSNRDVLANHRGLDLEGHWGRVDYDAVIPAEKIAELNVRASVYKEEPVEIQPCKAPLRNGQLCQRRDLRVCPFHGLVIPRDDEGNPISGSSIVEETDPQNQSVEMTPYVDSDKVKQLLKQAVQNVRERDREESKKRHSDKQALKRAKLAEVRAHNEAVLRDAAIASTSRSSHIGEDMEIGSGSKSSARIKKQTLASMLKKKDTAKVRLGQRLLNTRARESTIRQLTESEDANYREAFPNQW